The Saccharomonospora glauca K62 genome has a segment encoding these proteins:
- a CDS encoding beta-xylosidase/alpha-l-arabinosidase, protein MTTKPWHDTSADSLRRAQALLDAMTLEEKVAQLGSAWPGNEQLNGNVAPMQDVFSQGAATFEQRRRHGLGHITRAFGTAPISVADGTERVVKLQRDVVDNTRLGVPAIVHEECLTGFTTYGATVYPAPLAWAATFDPELVERMAAAIGSDMRAVGVHQGLSPVLDVVRDHRWGRVEETLGEDPYLVGMLGSAYVRGLQSEGVIATLKHFAAYSASRAARNHAPVSIGPRELRDIILPPFEMAVRDAGAGSVMNSYVDVDGVPAAADPTLLTGVLRDEWGFEGTVVSDYWAIAFLATMHRVADKAADAGALALRAGIDVELPDALCYGEELIERVRRGEVDEALIDRAALRVLRQKVELGLLDPDWTPESDVDSSVNLDSAEHRELARRIAERSVVLLANDGVLPLASEHRRVALVGPCADDALAFLGCYSYPNHVLPRYPELDLGIEVPSLAEALRTELPDTEIELVPGCAVNDDDRSHIAEAVAAAEGADVCVAVVGDRAGLFGEGTSGEGCDAPDLRLPGVQEDLLAALLTTKTPVVIVVVSGRPYALGEHADRAAAVVQAFMPGEEGGAALASILSGRTTPSGRLPVQVPRHPGGQPATYLHPPLGGNSQGISNLDPTPAFPFGHGLSYTTFDYDGLTLSAERVPTDGSLDISVDVRNSGDRAGSEVVQLYLDDVQAQVTRPVRQLAGFARVDLEPGETARVTFTLHADRTSFTGRDLRRIVEPGRIDVYVGRSVADLPCSASFELTGPVRTVGHDRVLTTPVSVTTSR, encoded by the coding sequence ATGACCACCAAGCCCTGGCACGACACATCGGCCGACTCGCTGCGGCGCGCGCAGGCCCTCCTGGACGCAATGACGTTGGAGGAGAAGGTCGCGCAACTGGGCAGCGCGTGGCCCGGCAACGAGCAGCTCAACGGCAACGTCGCGCCCATGCAGGACGTCTTCTCGCAAGGTGCGGCCACGTTCGAGCAGCGTCGTCGGCACGGTCTCGGGCACATCACGCGCGCGTTCGGCACCGCGCCCATCAGCGTGGCCGACGGCACGGAACGAGTCGTGAAACTCCAGCGGGACGTCGTGGACAACACGCGGCTCGGGGTTCCCGCGATCGTCCACGAGGAGTGCCTGACCGGGTTCACCACCTACGGTGCGACGGTGTACCCGGCGCCGTTGGCGTGGGCGGCCACGTTCGATCCCGAGCTCGTCGAACGGATGGCGGCCGCGATCGGGTCGGACATGCGCGCGGTGGGTGTCCACCAGGGACTCTCGCCGGTGCTGGACGTCGTGCGCGACCACCGGTGGGGCCGGGTCGAGGAGACCCTCGGCGAGGACCCCTACCTCGTGGGCATGCTCGGCAGCGCCTACGTCCGCGGGCTGCAGAGCGAAGGCGTGATCGCCACGCTGAAGCACTTCGCCGCCTACTCCGCCTCGCGGGCCGCGCGCAACCACGCTCCGGTGTCGATCGGGCCCCGCGAGCTGCGCGACATCATCCTCCCGCCGTTCGAGATGGCGGTGCGGGACGCGGGCGCGGGCTCGGTGATGAACTCCTACGTCGACGTCGACGGCGTGCCCGCCGCCGCCGATCCCACGCTGCTCACCGGGGTCCTGCGTGACGAGTGGGGATTCGAGGGCACGGTGGTGTCGGACTACTGGGCCATCGCCTTCCTCGCGACCATGCACCGGGTCGCCGACAAGGCCGCCGACGCCGGGGCGCTCGCCCTTCGGGCGGGCATCGACGTCGAGTTGCCCGACGCCCTGTGCTACGGGGAGGAGCTGATCGAACGGGTGCGCCGCGGGGAGGTCGACGAGGCGCTGATCGACCGTGCCGCGCTGCGCGTACTCCGGCAGAAGGTCGAGCTCGGTCTGCTCGATCCCGACTGGACACCGGAGTCGGACGTGGACTCCTCGGTGAACCTGGACTCGGCGGAGCACCGCGAGCTGGCGCGCCGGATCGCCGAGCGGTCGGTGGTGCTGTTGGCCAACGACGGGGTGCTGCCGCTGGCGAGCGAACACCGCCGGGTCGCGCTCGTGGGTCCGTGCGCCGACGACGCGCTGGCCTTCCTCGGTTGCTACTCCTACCCGAACCACGTGCTGCCGCGGTACCCCGAGTTGGACCTCGGGATCGAGGTGCCGTCGCTGGCCGAGGCCCTACGCACGGAGTTGCCGGACACCGAGATCGAGCTGGTTCCGGGGTGCGCGGTCAACGACGACGACCGGTCGCACATCGCGGAGGCCGTGGCCGCCGCCGAGGGTGCCGACGTGTGCGTGGCCGTCGTGGGTGACCGGGCGGGGTTGTTCGGCGAAGGCACCTCCGGCGAGGGCTGTGACGCCCCCGACCTGCGACTGCCCGGCGTGCAGGAGGACCTGCTGGCCGCGTTGCTGACCACGAAGACCCCCGTGGTGATCGTGGTGGTCTCGGGACGCCCCTACGCGCTCGGCGAGCACGCCGACCGCGCGGCCGCCGTCGTGCAGGCGTTCATGCCCGGCGAGGAAGGCGGTGCCGCGCTCGCCTCGATCCTGTCCGGACGCACGACGCCGTCGGGACGCCTTCCGGTGCAGGTTCCCCGGCACCCCGGCGGGCAGCCGGCCACCTACCTGCACCCGCCGCTGGGCGGCAACAGCCAGGGCATCAGCAACCTCGACCCGACCCCGGCGTTCCCGTTCGGACACGGACTGTCGTACACGACGTTCGACTACGACGGCCTCACCCTCAGCGCCGAGCGAGTGCCCACCGACGGCAGCCTCGACATCAGCGTCGACGTGCGCAACAGCGGCGACCGCGCGGGCTCCGAAGTGGTCCAGCTCTACCTCGACGACGTGCAGGCCCAGGTGACGCGGCCGGTCCGGCAACTCGCCGGCTTCGCCCGCGTCGACCTGGAACCGGGTGAGACGGCACGGGTCACTTTCACCCTGCACGCCGATCGCACGAGCTTCACCGGGCGCGACCTGCGCCGCATCGTGGAGCCGGGACGGATCGACGTGTACGTGGGGCGTTCGGTGGCGGACCTGCCGTGCTCGGCGTCGTTCGAACTGACCGGTCCGGTGCGGACCGTGGGCCACGACAGGGTGCTGACCACTCCGGTGAGCGTGACCACCTCGCGCTAA
- a CDS encoding MetQ/NlpA family ABC transporter substrate-binding protein has translation MADTHGSDNTGDEIRLPERPKRSKGPFIALGVVLVAALVAITVVFTGGDSDDGGAGNVTVRIGTTEAGSDYWQTFTRVAADEGITIETINFSDYNQPNPALSQGQTDLNLFQHVLFLANYNVSSDDTLTPIGSTYVVPLSLYSRKHTSVDQIPAGGMVAIPKDPTNQARALLVLQQAGLIELKNGGTVLSTPAEIDKAASKVEVTPVDAAQTVAVLDSVDASIVNNGFAMDAGLDPAKALFSDDPRSDAAEPYINIVAARAEDKDNPTYRKVVELFHHPEVQEALKAESRGTSVPVQRSQEELEDILVKLSDTVRTAKR, from the coding sequence ATGGCAGACACACACGGCAGTGACAACACGGGCGACGAGATCCGTCTGCCCGAACGCCCCAAACGTTCGAAGGGGCCGTTCATCGCGCTCGGTGTCGTGCTGGTCGCCGCCTTGGTGGCGATCACGGTCGTGTTCACGGGCGGTGACTCCGACGACGGGGGCGCCGGGAACGTGACGGTGCGCATCGGCACCACCGAAGCCGGGTCCGACTACTGGCAGACGTTCACCCGCGTCGCCGCGGACGAGGGCATCACGATCGAGACGATCAACTTCAGCGACTACAACCAGCCGAACCCGGCGCTGTCGCAGGGCCAGACCGATCTGAACCTGTTCCAGCACGTACTGTTCCTCGCCAACTACAACGTCTCCAGCGACGACACCCTGACGCCGATCGGCTCCACCTACGTGGTGCCGTTGTCGCTGTACTCGCGCAAGCACACCTCCGTGGACCAGATCCCCGCGGGGGGCATGGTGGCCATCCCCAAGGACCCCACCAACCAGGCCAGGGCCCTGCTGGTGCTCCAGCAGGCGGGGTTGATCGAGCTCAAAAACGGCGGCACCGTGCTGTCCACGCCCGCCGAGATCGACAAGGCCGCCTCGAAGGTGGAGGTGACCCCCGTAGACGCCGCGCAGACCGTGGCCGTGCTGGACTCGGTGGACGCCTCGATCGTGAACAACGGCTTCGCCATGGACGCCGGTCTCGACCCTGCCAAGGCGCTGTTCTCCGACGACCCGCGCAGCGACGCCGCCGAGCCCTACATCAACATCGTCGCGGCGCGCGCCGAGGATAAGGACAACCCGACCTACCGGAAGGTCGTCGAGTTGTTCCACCACCCCGAAGTGCAGGAGGCTTTGAAGGCCGAGTCGCGCGGCACGTCCGTGCCGGTGCAGCGCTCGCAGGAGGAGTTGGAGGACATCCTCGTCAAGCTCTCGGACACGGTTCGGACGGCGAAGCGATGA
- a CDS encoding methionine ABC transporter ATP-binding protein, which translates to MTAAPLIELRDVTKVFATAGRGRVTALDGINLTVNAGDVFAIIGYSGAGKSTLVRLVNALEKVTSGQVIVDGTDITALSERKLREVRRGIGMIFQQFNLLRSRTVFGNVAYPLKIAGWSKPDIEKRVAELLNFVGILDKAWHYPDQLSGGQKQRVGIARALATNPKILLADESTSALDPETTADVLRLLKRVNTELGVTIMVITHEMEVVREIADRVAVLDSGRIIEQGSAIDVFANPQHATTRRFVETVLQDQPEGANLERIRTRHAGRLVTARVRDDRNIGAVLSSAQARHGVSFEIVYGGIKELGGQSFGGLTLELIGEDAGVDALITELREVTEVQEVKL; encoded by the coding sequence ATGACGGCGGCGCCTCTCATCGAACTGCGAGACGTCACCAAGGTCTTCGCCACGGCGGGCCGCGGTCGGGTCACCGCGCTCGACGGCATCAACCTCACCGTAAACGCCGGTGACGTGTTCGCCATCATCGGCTACTCCGGTGCGGGCAAGAGCACCCTCGTGCGGCTGGTCAACGCGCTGGAGAAGGTCACGAGCGGTCAGGTGATCGTCGACGGCACGGACATCACCGCCCTGAGCGAGCGGAAGCTGCGGGAAGTGCGGCGCGGTATCGGCATGATCTTCCAGCAGTTCAACCTGCTGCGCTCGCGGACGGTGTTCGGCAACGTCGCCTATCCCTTGAAGATCGCCGGGTGGTCGAAGCCCGACATCGAAAAGCGCGTGGCGGAACTGCTGAACTTCGTCGGCATCCTCGACAAGGCATGGCACTACCCGGATCAGCTGTCGGGTGGTCAGAAGCAACGCGTCGGCATCGCCAGGGCACTGGCCACCAACCCGAAGATCCTGCTGGCCGACGAGTCCACGAGCGCGCTCGACCCGGAGACCACGGCCGACGTGCTGCGGCTGCTGAAGCGGGTGAACACCGAGCTCGGCGTCACGATCATGGTGATCACGCACGAGATGGAGGTCGTCCGCGAGATCGCCGACCGGGTCGCCGTGCTCGACTCCGGCCGGATCATCGAACAGGGCTCCGCGATCGACGTCTTCGCCAACCCGCAGCACGCCACCACCCGCCGGTTCGTGGAGACGGTGCTGCAGGACCAGCCGGAGGGCGCGAACCTGGAACGTATCCGCACCAGGCACGCGGGACGACTCGTCACCGCCCGCGTCCGCGACGACCGCAACATCGGGGCGGTCCTGTCGAGCGCGCAGGCCCGGCACGGCGTGAGTTTCGAGATCGTCTACGGCGGCATCAAGGAGTTGGGCGGCCAGTCGTTCGGCGGCCTGACGCTGGAGCTGATCGGTGAGGACGCCGGAGTGGACGCGCTGATCACCGAGCTGCGGGAGGTCACCGAGGTACAGGAGGTGAAGCTGTGA
- a CDS encoding methionine ABC transporter permease, producing MNTDWDTLGPVLVDSIGETLWMVSATLVVGGILGLLLGILLYTTRPGGLWANRVVHTVLNVAVNIIRPIPFIIFITAIGPLTIKVVGTQLGTTAATFALIIAATFGISRIVEQNLVTIDPGVIEAARAMGASPLRIITTLLVPEALGPLILGYTFVFIAVVDMTAVAGAVGGGGLGDFAITYGYQQFDWTVTAVAVVLMIILVQAVQFLGNWLARKALRR from the coding sequence GTGAACACCGACTGGGACACGCTCGGCCCCGTGCTGGTCGACTCCATCGGCGAAACCCTCTGGATGGTGAGCGCCACCCTCGTGGTGGGCGGGATCCTGGGGCTGCTGCTCGGCATCCTCCTCTACACCACGCGTCCCGGTGGGCTGTGGGCGAACCGCGTCGTGCACACGGTGCTCAACGTCGCGGTGAACATCATCCGGCCCATCCCGTTCATCATCTTCATCACGGCGATCGGCCCGCTCACCATCAAGGTCGTGGGCACTCAGCTCGGCACGACCGCCGCGACGTTCGCCCTCATCATCGCCGCCACGTTCGGTATCTCCCGCATCGTGGAGCAGAACCTGGTCACGATCGATCCCGGCGTGATCGAGGCGGCCCGCGCGATGGGGGCGAGTCCGCTCCGCATCATCACCACGCTGTTGGTGCCGGAGGCCCTGGGGCCGCTGATCCTCGGCTACACCTTCGTGTTCATCGCGGTGGTGGACATGACGGCCGTCGCGGGTGCGGTCGGCGGTGGCGGCCTCGGCGACTTCGCGATCACCTACGGCTACCAGCAGTTCGACTGGACGGTCACGGCCGTCGCCGTGGTGCTGATGATCATCCTGGTGCAGGCGGTGCAGTTCCTGGGCAACTGGCTGGCCCGCAAGGCACTACGGCGCTGA
- a CDS encoding TNT domain-containing protein → MAKGRAPIGIMEGDPVEQNRVWADVINVVSFSVPVDWSQVVITYRAVGDHTELVTMVRRATNGDLYPWQPPEEVSELLAELRAGMYRRGRGTWFQVTTHIHLNSECDYRYTWDDRPSWDREPPVSALLRELELFPRDESMVPAWLADAVGRPTIAMLGGEKDSLRRAEEAVAELGLDPRLARVGEVADGAWCLVREDGRWHVFLAHGEQRRASVAFDSAAEATRYFVGNLYLHREAFRDELPPDAKRHIDEWPIQPLGGDIKLTLYKGKRLVTLPPGTELDRYGDPSGNTLYAAGTEFPYRSHPESRARDEYHVYRLRYAVRALTGTAVPWFDQPGGGVAFLLERPVADLVAEGVLEEIPHPTLRPPAPSAS, encoded by the coding sequence GTGGCCAAGGGGAGAGCTCCCATCGGGATCATGGAAGGCGATCCCGTCGAGCAGAATCGAGTCTGGGCAGACGTCATCAACGTCGTCTCGTTCTCCGTCCCCGTCGACTGGAGCCAGGTGGTGATCACCTACCGGGCCGTCGGGGACCACACCGAGCTCGTGACCATGGTGCGCAGAGCCACCAACGGCGACCTCTACCCGTGGCAGCCGCCGGAGGAGGTCTCCGAGCTTCTCGCCGAGCTGCGGGCGGGCATGTACCGCCGGGGCCGGGGCACGTGGTTCCAGGTCACCACGCACATCCATCTCAACTCCGAATGCGACTATCGATACACCTGGGACGACCGGCCGTCGTGGGACCGCGAGCCACCGGTGTCCGCCCTGCTGCGGGAGTTGGAGTTGTTCCCACGGGACGAGTCGATGGTTCCCGCGTGGCTCGCGGACGCGGTGGGCCGGCCGACGATCGCCATGCTGGGCGGAGAGAAGGATTCGCTCCGCAGGGCGGAGGAGGCGGTGGCCGAGCTGGGACTCGACCCCCGGTTGGCTCGGGTCGGCGAGGTGGCGGACGGCGCGTGGTGCCTGGTGCGGGAGGACGGGCGGTGGCACGTCTTCCTCGCCCACGGCGAGCAGCGTCGCGCCTCGGTCGCCTTCGACTCGGCGGCCGAGGCGACTCGTTATTTCGTCGGTAACCTGTACCTGCACCGCGAGGCGTTCCGGGACGAGTTGCCGCCCGACGCCAAGCGGCACATCGACGAGTGGCCGATCCAGCCCCTGGGCGGTGACATCAAGCTGACGTTGTACAAGGGCAAGCGGTTGGTGACGCTTCCGCCGGGGACGGAACTCGATCGCTACGGGGACCCGTCGGGGAACACGCTGTACGCGGCCGGGACGGAGTTCCCCTATCGGTCGCACCCCGAAAGCCGGGCGCGGGACGAGTACCACGTCTACCGGCTGCGGTACGCGGTCCGGGCGTTGACGGGCACGGCGGTGCCGTGGTTCGACCAGCCGGGCGGGGGTGTCGCGTTCCTGCTGGAGCGGCCGGTGGCGGACCTCGTGGCCGAGGGAGTGCTGGAGGAGATCCCCCACCCCACACTGCGGCCACCCGCGCCGTCGGCGTCGTGA